The following are from one region of the Ruficoccus sp. ZRK36 genome:
- a CDS encoding endonuclease/exonuclease/phosphatase family protein gives MNRATQHSHGLISWRTLVTLLCAVLVLALGAFTLAGHFGEKDWRLDGLSHFRLEYFACLGLLGLFCLFTRRPILLVLTLVFLFWNGAEIFSVPDSPEPAPEARVYKAASFNIHTANREFDKILAWVREEDPDFFVIVEATNAMEPLYKELEKIYPQIKRRSMGRGGFGAMIYSHYPIIEERFGWAGVGTVPVRIELPEGPIMLVAMHPQAPVSKMAWGWRNGTLRDIATFCARQSDPVLLMGDMNCSPWSPFYKKFEHESGLSAPDVRWLPRRTWPAGLPFMWVPIDQFFVSKQIQPLAEWVGPEIGSDHYPIVMTFQVMRDRIGH, from the coding sequence ATGAACAGGGCTACCCAACATTCGCACGGGCTGATTTCATGGCGCACGCTGGTTACGCTGTTGTGTGCTGTACTGGTGCTTGCGTTGGGTGCGTTTACCCTGGCTGGCCATTTTGGGGAAAAGGACTGGCGCCTGGATGGGCTAAGCCATTTCCGGCTGGAGTACTTCGCCTGTCTCGGTCTGTTGGGGCTTTTTTGCCTGTTCACGCGCCGCCCGATCCTGCTTGTGCTGACGCTGGTGTTTCTCTTTTGGAACGGAGCGGAGATCTTTAGCGTTCCAGACTCGCCAGAGCCTGCGCCTGAGGCGCGTGTCTACAAGGCTGCTTCGTTTAACATCCACACGGCCAACCGCGAGTTCGATAAAATCCTGGCCTGGGTACGCGAGGAAGACCCCGACTTCTTCGTCATTGTCGAGGCCACCAATGCGATGGAGCCGCTTTATAAAGAACTCGAAAAGATCTACCCCCAGATTAAGCGCCGGAGTATGGGGCGCGGTGGTTTCGGGGCGATGATTTACAGCCACTACCCGATCATCGAGGAGCGCTTTGGCTGGGCCGGGGTGGGGACCGTTCCTGTGCGGATCGAGCTGCCAGAGGGGCCGATCATGCTCGTCGCCATGCACCCGCAGGCCCCCGTCAGCAAGATGGCTTGGGGCTGGCGTAACGGTACCCTGCGGGATATTGCCACCTTTTGTGCCCGGCAGAGTGACCCCGTTTTGCTGATGGGCGATATGAACTGCTCGCCGTGGTCACCGTTCTATAAGAAGTTTGAGCATGAAAGCGGCCTGAGTGCTCCGGATGTGCGCTGGTTACCGCGCCGCACCTGGCCCGCCGGGCTGCCGTTCATGTGGGTGCCGATTGACCAGTTTTTCGTCTCGAAGCAGATTCAGCCGCTGGCTGAGTGGGTCGGCCCGGAGATCGGCTCCGACCACTACCCGATCGTCATGACCTTCCAGGTCATGCGTGACCGCATCGGACATTGA
- a CDS encoding OsmC family protein, producing MVQLTASYEGDLHCTVTHGPSGQTIATDAPVDNQGRGETFSPTDLCASAFATCVATIMGIKARSLGLDIKGMTLTVEKHMSTNSPRRIAALPMTVTVPTPTTQEQRAALERAAYGCPVHNSLHPDIEKPITFNWQD from the coding sequence ATGGTTCAGCTCACGGCATCCTACGAAGGCGACCTGCACTGCACGGTCACTCACGGCCCTTCGGGGCAAACAATCGCCACCGATGCTCCGGTGGATAACCAGGGACGCGGCGAGACCTTTTCGCCTACCGACCTCTGCGCCTCGGCCTTTGCCACCTGTGTGGCCACGATCATGGGGATCAAGGCACGATCGCTCGGCCTCGACATCAAAGGCATGACCCTCACGGTGGAGAAACACATGTCCACCAACAGCCCGCGCCGCATCGCCGCCCTGCCCATGACGGTCACCGTCCCCACCCCGACCACTCAGGAGCAGCGCGCCGCCCTCGAACGCGCCGCCTACGGCTGCCCCGTCCACAACAGCCTCCACCCCGACATCGAAAAGCCCATCACCTTTAACTGGCAGGACTGA
- a CDS encoding alpha-L-fucosidase, whose translation MTSTGHQRLPLEKLKAWEALGYGMFIHFGMSTFDGDELSAGDKPSTLYNPDRLDVDQWVSIIRDAGMKYAVLTAKHVSGHCLWPTAQTDYHVGTSGNPTDVVEAFVKACEKRGILPGLYYCSWDNHNRFGSLTESDCTKIEREQPFKVGTQPKQPYTTRAYEEFQSAQLEELLTRYGQIAQVWIDIPHALTADYRQRLYQQIVGWQPETVIMMNNGIGNGSELKLHGAWPTDLISIERFLPPSKDGHVVWRDIEGQPYYLPGEVCEPIGREWFYAEHDAPRSDAELLGMYLVTRSRGANLLLDVGPDKHGLIPQATTDALMRLRDNIERFSSLPTSSPSKANPA comes from the coding sequence ATGACATCGACAGGCCACCAGCGGCTGCCCCTGGAGAAGCTGAAAGCCTGGGAAGCCCTTGGCTACGGGATGTTCATCCATTTCGGGATGAGCACCTTTGACGGTGATGAGCTATCTGCCGGAGACAAGCCCTCGACTCTCTACAATCCCGATCGCCTCGATGTAGACCAATGGGTCAGTATCATCCGAGACGCCGGGATGAAATATGCCGTCCTCACGGCCAAACACGTATCCGGGCACTGTCTATGGCCCACCGCACAGACGGACTACCATGTGGGCACCAGCGGGAATCCCACCGATGTCGTCGAGGCCTTCGTAAAGGCTTGTGAAAAGCGAGGCATCCTGCCCGGCTTGTACTACTGCTCGTGGGACAACCACAACCGCTTCGGCTCCCTGACGGAATCCGATTGCACGAAAATAGAGCGGGAACAGCCCTTTAAGGTCGGGACGCAGCCCAAACAGCCCTATACGACCCGTGCCTACGAAGAGTTCCAGAGCGCACAGTTGGAGGAGCTGCTCACCCGCTACGGACAGATCGCACAGGTCTGGATTGATATCCCCCATGCCCTGACTGCGGACTACCGCCAACGCCTCTACCAACAGATCGTCGGCTGGCAGCCAGAGACGGTCATCATGATGAATAACGGCATCGGCAATGGCTCCGAGCTCAAGCTTCATGGGGCATGGCCGACCGACCTGATCTCCATCGAGCGATTCCTGCCCCCCAGTAAAGATGGCCACGTCGTCTGGCGCGACATTGAGGGTCAGCCCTATTACCTGCCCGGAGAAGTCTGCGAGCCGATCGGGCGTGAGTGGTTCTATGCCGAGCATGACGCTCCGCGCAGCGACGCAGAACTCCTCGGCATGTATCTGGTCACCCGAAGCCGCGGGGCTAATCTCCTACTGGACGTCGGCCCGGACAAGCACGGGCTCATCCCTCAGGCAACCACTGACGCCCTCATGCGCCTGCGGGATAATATCGAGCGCTTCTCTTCACTCCCGACTTCCTCACCCTCAAAGGCCAATCCTGCCTGA
- a CDS encoding PD-(D/E)XK nuclease family protein: MTTVRHLICSRPGTAWEEALRPWFEQIGREAWAAEKPVAVLLPDGVAASVLKRQLAQAGLPLVGIDIFTPGRLRHRLADAARRDRPVAVREELTLFLRLAAQQLPDNVFARAVLADPQSFLRDFDRLEAVGWMDEVFDFAPANELLRALRSQLEAAGMQTAAEAARLPTPTEPVFTHLLASGFGPGHAEHFFLLQSALSAAETATVIFSQPISDSPADFAWSEDWESLLGPAEPAPGLADPPATPESEPGFLLAPDPRMEAALIADQVERWLAEQADAVIGVVFPHRALSLPREIALKLEDARLPHYDAGGHTAARPPGFQLLEAWSAMQESQRLQEAVDFVRALRAHRELPADEAERLLRVLRETFSMAMTDDLAVIRAAAATVPEAVTFFSQWPTLPERATLAEFTEAARPVLERFAWPERLDFLTERVALLAPRLDGPLERAGFLGWLSKMVDRPGRTRGEAGRHPLARVALVTAQEALTGDWTHLIFTGMNGRQWESPTPASGLLSEPLIRRLNARAGYAEDGGGTFDGQHGRLLTPGEEAALIESGFWHLYSQTGAETVCTAARRDNPASTRSSPLNDLFLKAWHLTHGEIPGEEACARLEATSLSRLPAAEAGADFPGCAGFIGVHQNRRNPALPFDGHFFGFDIAPPGGLDFSFSQWEEVFKTPGYTWIKQAIRTDVAWNPDAERSLAQALGLWVHDWADPLPTDATWGTPPDEEDWQKRAETKADKVARRFSAAYEAAHRRLPDWWSESHASALARTKQLIEATATAAREFAPRGLLAGEFKLPEGALELYPGSASLRMRGRIDLILHNGPDPENTPGEAWIVDFKTGSRSALNAKRFAEADGLQLGLYALALRQLGYGPVLLSLLTPGKPLKTQLTDEDVRGSVALLSTVSAIHSSGTVGHRGAFRDRFSFCGHYPLATLVIGPATLKGKWLRTHGGEEDEEVAT, translated from the coding sequence ATGACCACCGTCCGCCACCTGATCTGCAGTCGCCCCGGCACCGCCTGGGAGGAGGCGCTGCGTCCGTGGTTTGAGCAGATCGGGCGTGAAGCCTGGGCAGCGGAAAAGCCCGTCGCCGTCCTGCTGCCGGACGGAGTGGCTGCCTCCGTGCTCAAGCGCCAGCTCGCGCAGGCGGGCCTGCCTCTGGTGGGGATCGACATTTTCACCCCCGGACGGCTGCGCCACCGGCTGGCCGACGCTGCCCGCCGGGACCGCCCGGTGGCGGTGCGCGAGGAGCTGACCCTCTTTCTGCGGCTGGCCGCCCAGCAACTACCGGACAACGTCTTTGCCCGTGCCGTTCTGGCCGATCCGCAATCGTTCCTGCGTGATTTTGACCGACTGGAGGCAGTGGGCTGGATGGATGAGGTCTTTGACTTTGCTCCGGCTAACGAGCTCCTGCGCGCCCTGCGGAGCCAGCTCGAAGCCGCCGGGATGCAGACGGCCGCCGAGGCCGCGCGCCTCCCCACTCCCACCGAGCCGGTTTTCACCCACCTGCTGGCCAGCGGCTTTGGCCCCGGCCATGCTGAGCATTTTTTCCTGCTCCAGAGCGCCCTGTCTGCCGCCGAAACGGCGACCGTCATCTTCAGCCAACCCATTTCCGACTCCCCGGCTGATTTCGCCTGGTCGGAGGACTGGGAATCGCTCCTCGGCCCCGCCGAGCCCGCTCCCGGACTGGCCGATCCGCCCGCCACTCCTGAGAGCGAGCCGGGCTTCCTCCTCGCCCCCGACCCCCGCATGGAGGCCGCGCTCATCGCCGATCAGGTCGAGCGTTGGCTGGCCGAGCAGGCCGATGCCGTCATTGGGGTGGTGTTCCCACACCGCGCCCTGTCGCTCCCGCGCGAAATCGCCCTGAAGCTGGAAGACGCACGCCTCCCCCACTACGACGCCGGTGGCCATACCGCAGCCCGACCGCCAGGCTTTCAACTGCTGGAGGCATGGAGCGCCATGCAGGAGAGCCAACGCCTGCAGGAGGCGGTGGACTTCGTGCGCGCGCTGCGGGCCCACCGTGAGCTGCCCGCTGACGAGGCCGAGCGCCTGCTGCGTGTTCTACGTGAAACATTTTCCATGGCCATGACCGACGACCTCGCGGTCATCCGGGCCGCTGCGGCCACAGTCCCAGAGGCCGTCACGTTTTTCTCCCAATGGCCCACGCTACCCGAGCGCGCCACGCTGGCCGAGTTCACCGAGGCAGCCCGCCCCGTGCTGGAGCGGTTCGCCTGGCCGGAGCGGCTGGACTTCCTGACCGAACGCGTCGCTCTGCTCGCTCCCCGGCTGGACGGCCCCCTCGAACGCGCGGGCTTCCTCGGCTGGCTGAGTAAAATGGTGGACCGCCCCGGCCGCACCCGTGGTGAAGCCGGACGACACCCCCTGGCGCGCGTGGCACTCGTCACCGCTCAGGAAGCCCTCACCGGGGACTGGACGCACCTGATCTTTACCGGGATGAACGGCCGCCAATGGGAGTCGCCGACACCGGCCTCCGGGCTGCTAAGCGAGCCCCTCATCCGCCGCCTCAATGCCCGTGCCGGGTATGCCGAGGACGGAGGCGGCACCTTTGACGGGCAGCATGGCCGCCTGCTCACCCCCGGCGAAGAGGCCGCCCTGATCGAGTCCGGTTTCTGGCATCTCTACTCTCAGACCGGTGCCGAAACCGTCTGCACCGCCGCCCGGCGGGACAACCCCGCCTCCACCCGCTCCAGTCCGCTCAACGACCTCTTTCTCAAGGCCTGGCACCTCACCCACGGCGAGATCCCCGGCGAAGAGGCCTGTGCACGGCTCGAAGCCACCAGTCTGTCCCGCCTGCCCGCAGCCGAGGCAGGGGCAGACTTCCCCGGCTGCGCGGGCTTTATCGGCGTCCACCAAAACCGCCGCAACCCTGCCCTGCCCTTTGACGGACACTTTTTCGGCTTCGATATCGCCCCGCCCGGTGGGCTCGACTTCTCCTTCTCGCAGTGGGAGGAGGTCTTTAAAACCCCCGGCTACACCTGGATCAAACAAGCCATCCGCACCGATGTAGCCTGGAACCCGGACGCCGAGCGTTCGCTCGCTCAGGCCCTCGGGCTTTGGGTCCACGATTGGGCCGACCCGCTCCCCACCGACGCCACCTGGGGCACACCGCCCGACGAGGAGGATTGGCAGAAACGGGCCGAGACCAAAGCCGACAAGGTCGCCCGGCGCTTCTCAGCTGCCTACGAGGCGGCCCACCGCCGCCTGCCCGACTGGTGGAGCGAATCCCACGCCTCCGCCCTCGCCCGTACCAAGCAACTTATCGAGGCCACCGCGACCGCCGCCCGTGAATTCGCCCCCCGGGGGCTGCTGGCGGGAGAGTTCAAGCTGCCCGAGGGCGCACTGGAGCTTTATCCCGGCAGTGCCTCCCTGCGCATGCGCGGCCGCATCGACCTGATTTTACACAACGGCCCCGACCCGGAAAACACTCCCGGCGAGGCCTGGATCGTGGACTTTAAAACCGGGAGCCGCAGCGCCCTCAATGCCAAGCGCTTCGCCGAAGCCGACGGGCTCCAGCTCGGGCTCTACGCACTGGCCCTGCGCCAGCTTGGCTACGGCCCCGTCCTGCTGAGCCTGCTCACGCCCGGCAAGCCCCTGAAAACCCAGCTCACCGACGAAGACGTGCGCGGCAGCGTCGCCCTGCTCTCAACCGTCTCGGCCATCCACAGCAGCGGCACGGTCGGCCACCGCGGCGCCTTTCGCGACCGCTTCAGCTTCTGTGGGCACTACCCGCTGGCCACGCTCGTCATCGGCCCGGCCACCCTCAAGGGCAAGTGGCTGCGCACCCACGGCGGCGAGGAAGACGAGGAGGTTGCGACATGA
- a CDS encoding UvrD-helicase domain-containing protein, which translates to MSGFPPLPDQADRDRFLNETDRNFSVIAPAGVGKTTSIVGRIAQLGAQDANRSEPLLPHLAVVTYTNKAAEELQERARRKLLDQAAGNEHLLKLFGRAFFGTIHSFCLELLRRHGHHLGLPPALELVEDEEALWLRFLRAQDRLSELVPAPIREDFLKIAPLGKMLELARQLPGADLPAPGQLPEPDFTELLAWEAKGRSAATIERSQDAIRAWSNALAAPETRSLGIPEPASKTKGFPEAWADAFAPVQDWLADAGLHFASAVARRYRQFRLEAGRLTYDDMIYLADQLLAVPQALNEIRAHRWRIILDEAQDTDPVQFRILTAVSRDRGAPDGWPGTAEAPPGGRFCMVGDPQQSIYSDRADLPTYLRLHEALADDPEGGELTFSVTMRCDAAVVEAVNTAFPAVLNGAEGQVGLVPLEPKPGVGPGCVERLPLNPATEGNAKRDRLDAEAEVLAIWLEARGPAELGARGWGEVALLCARKDGLEALAFQLEKRGIPVQNHSRNDQLGDDPAFAWVAGLMQVMADPADSFELFGVLREVFAVADGEMATLVQTARDAGQPSPLHLENRPEDIPGLTGEILNLLYALRQRCLRLPLREALEHLLATTALHERLSALPGTSPVRLAHTLDALRLEAANAENRGEGLFEFARSLRRRTADAPGEAPAAPDRLQLLTCHKSKGLEWPVVILPLFFSPISEARANYPQLLGGPGETPLLAVSASHDRSMAKAVQARRSAQTAERLLYVSATRARHSLIVVADEALFDKPAGSFAAGLRTLPEEENRSWWDALPAFAPKTELFPARHAPETEEATTPDGATPPPDRKAARTHAGNFPERVLPSSLAVHDNFEGHHRDESDLAAEPLFPELAAAAAAKKGADYGNWWHLTLETLPWPKGPEAWHAHGEARLAHCPDPDRGRHELELFYASETARRLADPALTIRTEVPVFWPDGEGRVYDGTIDLAARTPEGWLVVDWKTDRVPAPEGLPALAAIYGPQLDCYRRSLSDIYSLPVEVYLYSTRRGEWLSL; encoded by the coding sequence ATGAGCGGCTTCCCTCCCCTTCCCGACCAGGCCGACCGCGACCGCTTTCTCAACGAGACGGACCGGAACTTTTCGGTCATTGCCCCGGCGGGTGTCGGTAAAACGACCTCCATCGTGGGCCGCATCGCCCAACTCGGCGCTCAGGACGCCAACCGGAGCGAGCCCCTGCTGCCGCATCTGGCCGTCGTCACCTACACCAACAAGGCCGCTGAGGAGCTCCAGGAGCGCGCTCGGCGCAAGCTCCTCGATCAGGCCGCCGGTAACGAGCACCTGCTCAAGCTCTTTGGCCGCGCCTTTTTCGGGACGATCCACAGTTTTTGCCTGGAGCTGCTCCGACGCCATGGCCACCACCTCGGCCTGCCCCCCGCGCTTGAGCTGGTCGAGGATGAGGAAGCGCTCTGGCTGCGCTTCCTGCGCGCACAGGACCGCCTAAGCGAGCTTGTCCCCGCCCCGATCCGGGAGGACTTTCTAAAAATCGCCCCGCTGGGCAAGATGCTGGAGCTGGCTCGACAACTGCCGGGTGCCGACCTGCCCGCACCCGGCCAGTTGCCGGAGCCGGACTTCACCGAGTTGCTGGCCTGGGAGGCCAAGGGCCGCTCAGCGGCCACCATCGAGCGTTCGCAGGACGCGATCCGTGCCTGGAGTAACGCCCTCGCTGCCCCCGAAACGCGCTCGCTGGGCATCCCCGAGCCCGCCTCGAAGACGAAGGGCTTCCCGGAGGCCTGGGCAGATGCCTTTGCCCCGGTCCAGGATTGGCTGGCCGACGCGGGCCTGCACTTCGCCTCGGCGGTGGCGCGACGCTACCGACAGTTTCGGCTGGAGGCCGGTCGCCTGACCTACGACGACATGATCTATCTGGCCGACCAGTTACTGGCCGTGCCACAGGCTTTAAACGAGATCCGCGCCCACCGCTGGCGGATCATCCTCGACGAGGCCCAGGACACCGACCCGGTGCAGTTCCGCATCCTCACCGCCGTCAGCCGCGACCGGGGTGCCCCAGATGGCTGGCCCGGTACCGCCGAAGCACCCCCCGGAGGCCGTTTCTGTATGGTCGGTGACCCGCAACAATCCATTTACAGCGACCGCGCCGACCTGCCCACCTATTTACGTCTGCATGAGGCGTTGGCCGACGACCCCGAGGGCGGCGAGCTGACCTTTAGCGTGACCATGCGCTGTGACGCCGCCGTGGTCGAGGCCGTCAACACCGCCTTTCCCGCTGTGCTCAATGGCGCGGAGGGCCAGGTCGGCCTCGTTCCACTGGAGCCCAAGCCCGGCGTCGGCCCCGGCTGCGTCGAGCGCCTGCCCCTCAACCCCGCAACCGAGGGCAACGCCAAGCGCGACCGGCTCGACGCCGAAGCCGAAGTACTCGCGATCTGGCTGGAGGCTCGCGGCCCTGCCGAGCTTGGCGCACGCGGCTGGGGAGAAGTCGCCCTGCTATGCGCCCGCAAGGACGGGCTGGAGGCGCTCGCCTTTCAGTTGGAGAAGCGCGGCATCCCCGTGCAGAACCACTCCCGCAACGACCAGCTCGGGGATGACCCGGCCTTTGCCTGGGTCGCCGGGCTGATGCAGGTCATGGCCGATCCGGCGGACAGCTTTGAGCTCTTCGGCGTGCTTCGGGAGGTCTTCGCTGTCGCCGACGGTGAGATGGCCACTCTCGTACAAACGGCCCGCGATGCCGGGCAGCCCTCCCCCCTGCATCTGGAAAACCGCCCCGAGGACATCCCCGGCCTGACCGGTGAAATCCTGAACCTGCTCTACGCCCTGCGCCAGCGCTGCCTGCGCCTGCCCCTGCGGGAGGCCCTAGAGCACCTGCTGGCAACTACCGCACTTCACGAGCGCCTGTCTGCTCTCCCCGGCACCTCTCCGGTACGACTGGCGCACACCCTGGATGCCCTCCGCCTGGAGGCCGCCAATGCCGAAAATCGCGGCGAGGGGCTCTTCGAGTTTGCGCGCAGCCTGCGTCGCCGTACCGCTGATGCCCCCGGCGAGGCTCCCGCCGCGCCGGACCGCCTCCAGCTGCTCACCTGCCACAAGTCCAAGGGCCTCGAATGGCCGGTCGTCATTCTGCCCCTGTTTTTTTCCCCGATCAGCGAAGCGCGCGCCAACTACCCGCAGCTCCTGGGCGGTCCCGGCGAAACGCCCCTGCTGGCGGTCTCCGCCAGTCACGACCGAAGCATGGCCAAGGCCGTGCAAGCCCGCCGCAGCGCCCAGACCGCCGAGCGGCTGCTCTACGTCAGCGCCACCCGTGCCCGCCACAGCCTGATCGTCGTGGCCGACGAAGCCCTCTTTGATAAACCTGCCGGTTCCTTCGCCGCCGGGCTGCGTACCCTGCCCGAGGAGGAGAACCGCTCCTGGTGGGATGCCCTCCCCGCCTTTGCGCCGAAGACGGAGCTCTTCCCGGCGCGCCATGCCCCTGAAACAGAGGAGGCCACCACTCCCGACGGGGCGACTCCCCCGCCCGATCGCAAGGCCGCGCGCACCCACGCCGGGAACTTCCCCGAGCGCGTGCTGCCAAGCTCACTGGCCGTCCACGACAACTTCGAGGGCCACCACCGCGATGAGAGCGATCTGGCCGCCGAGCCTCTCTTTCCTGAGCTCGCCGCCGCCGCGGCAGCTAAAAAAGGCGCCGACTACGGCAACTGGTGGCACCTCACCCTGGAAACCCTGCCCTGGCCCAAGGGCCCCGAAGCCTGGCACGCACACGGCGAGGCCCGCCTCGCCCACTGCCCGGACCCGGACCGGGGTCGCCACGAGCTGGAGCTGTTCTACGCCTCGGAGACCGCCCGCCGCCTGGCCGACCCGGCCCTGACCATCCGCACGGAGGTCCCGGTCTTTTGGCCCGATGGTGAAGGCCGCGTCTACGACGGCACTATCGACCTGGCCGCCCGTACCCCCGAGGGCTGGCTCGTCGTCGACTGGAAGACCGACCGCGTCCCGGCTCCAGAGGGGCTCCCCGCGCTCGCCGCCATCTACGGGCCGCAGCTCGACTGCTACCGCCGCTCCCTCAGCGATATTTACAGCCTCCCCGTCGAGGTCTACCTCTACAGCACCCGTCGCGGCGAGTGGCTCTCCCTCTAG
- a CDS encoding HAD hydrolase-like protein, with the protein MKNFLFDFDGTLADTLPLCITAFREAIEPLAGRSLSDADIIETFGPSEEGTIAALLPDNESVGMTAYLERYAALHGNWPAPFPGIPELLHYLKEKGAFVGLITGKGPQSAALSLEHYDMGAFFQTVQTGDRSGPVKEQRIAHVIEAYDLDPAETLYIGDAPSDITASHACGIRVAAAAWAASADVEALQALSPDYLFTSLEDFYTFIHCLFE; encoded by the coding sequence ATGAAGAACTTCCTTTTCGACTTCGACGGTACGCTGGCCGACACGCTACCGCTGTGCATCACCGCCTTTCGCGAGGCGATCGAGCCCCTGGCCGGACGCAGCCTCAGCGACGCGGATATCATCGAGACTTTTGGCCCCTCTGAAGAAGGCACCATCGCCGCCCTCCTGCCCGACAACGAATCCGTCGGCATGACCGCCTATCTCGAACGCTATGCCGCCCTGCACGGAAACTGGCCCGCCCCCTTCCCCGGCATCCCTGAGCTGCTGCACTATTTAAAGGAAAAGGGCGCGTTCGTCGGGCTCATCACCGGCAAAGGCCCCCAAAGCGCAGCTCTCAGCCTTGAGCACTATGACATGGGGGCGTTTTTCCAGACCGTACAAACCGGAGACCGATCCGGGCCAGTCAAAGAGCAGCGCATTGCCCACGTCATAGAAGCCTACGACCTCGACCCCGCCGAGACCCTCTACATCGGCGATGCTCCGAGCGACATCACCGCCTCTCACGCCTGCGGTATCCGAGTGGCGGCCGCTGCCTGGGCTGCCTCTGCCGACGTTGAAGCCCTTCAGGCACTGAGCCCCGATTACCTGTTCACTTCACTAGAGGATTTTTATACATTTATCCACTGCCTATTCGAGTGA
- a CDS encoding HAD family hydrolase: MARYRHLIWDWNGTLLDDAWLCLEVMNALMAQRQMAPVTADFYQREFGFPVVDYYRKLGFDLERDPFDTVSHEFIGAYNRRRLECRLFPEARSTIEAVQALGVEQVILSAHEHRTLTELVGLLGLSDYFSKLIGLDNIYAAGKAANGRAHMESLPHAPHEVLLIGDTVHDYEVACEIGADCVLLEGGHQSRARLAACGVPVLGSHAELLERLG; encoded by the coding sequence ATGGCGAGGTACCGGCATCTGATTTGGGACTGGAACGGCACGCTGCTGGACGACGCCTGGCTGTGCCTGGAGGTGATGAATGCGCTCATGGCGCAGCGGCAGATGGCCCCGGTGACGGCAGACTTTTATCAGCGCGAGTTTGGGTTTCCGGTGGTCGATTACTACCGTAAGCTGGGCTTCGATCTGGAGCGGGACCCGTTTGACACGGTCAGCCATGAGTTCATCGGCGCTTACAACCGCCGGCGGTTGGAGTGCCGGCTATTCCCGGAGGCGCGATCGACGATCGAGGCCGTGCAGGCGCTCGGCGTCGAGCAGGTCATCCTCTCCGCGCATGAGCACCGCACGCTGACCGAGCTCGTCGGGCTGCTCGGCCTCAGCGATTATTTCTCTAAGCTCATCGGCCTCGACAATATCTACGCCGCCGGAAAGGCCGCCAACGGCCGGGCGCACATGGAGAGCCTGCCGCATGCGCCGCACGAGGTGCTCCTGATTGGCGACACTGTGCACGACTACGAGGTGGCCTGCGAGATCGGGGCCGACTGCGTGCTGCTGGAGGGCGGGCACCAGAGCCGCGCCCGTCTGGCGGCCTGTGGGGTGCCGGTCCTGGGCTCACATGCCGAGCTGCTGGAGCGCCTGGGCTAG
- the recA gene encoding recombinase RecA — translation MAAPKKTSASPDKKDEKALEFAISAINKQFGEGSIMRLGESTKLNVETVSTGSVAIDLALGVGGLPRGRICEIYGPESSGKTTLCLSIIAEVQRQGGNAVFIDVEHALDPRYAKVVGVDLDNLMISQPESGEDALNITETLIRSGAVDVIVVDSVAALVSRTELDGQMGDTTVGLQARMMSQAMRRLTGAINKSKCICIFTNQIREKIGVMFGNPETTPGGRALKFFASVRMDIRRIGAIKDTSGAVKGNRTRIKVVKNKVAPPFTECEFDIMYSEGISRTGSLLDLGVEHKLLEKKGAWFGYNGDLIGQGREAAKAYLAEHDDVMQDLQAKILEKVQVVGGTALAESKGITDDN, via the coding sequence ATGGCTGCTCCCAAAAAAACATCCGCTTCACCCGATAAAAAAGACGAGAAGGCCCTCGAATTTGCCATCTCCGCCATCAACAAACAGTTTGGCGAAGGCTCGATCATGCGCCTGGGTGAGAGTACGAAACTCAACGTCGAGACCGTCTCGACCGGCTCCGTCGCCATCGACCTCGCACTCGGTGTCGGCGGCCTGCCCCGCGGACGTATCTGCGAAATCTACGGCCCCGAATCCTCCGGTAAGACCACGCTGTGTCTCTCCATCATCGCCGAGGTTCAACGCCAGGGCGGTAACGCCGTCTTTATCGACGTCGAGCACGCCCTCGACCCCCGCTACGCCAAGGTCGTCGGTGTCGACCTCGACAACCTCATGATTTCCCAGCCCGAATCGGGCGAAGACGCGCTCAACATCACCGAGACCCTGATCCGCTCCGGCGCGGTCGATGTCATCGTGGTGGACTCTGTCGCCGCTCTCGTCTCCCGCACTGAGCTGGACGGCCAGATGGGTGATACTACGGTGGGCCTTCAGGCCCGTATGATGAGCCAGGCCATGCGCCGCCTGACCGGAGCGATTAACAAGTCGAAGTGTATCTGCATATTTACCAACCAGATACGTGAAAAGATCGGCGTCATGTTTGGCAATCCGGAGACCACTCCCGGCGGCCGCGCCCTCAAGTTTTTTGCCTCCGTCCGCATGGACATCCGCCGCATCGGCGCGATCAAGGACACCTCCGGCGCCGTCAAGGGCAACCGCACCCGCATCAAGGTCGTCAAAAACAAGGTAGCCCCACCCTTCACCGAGTGTGAATTCGACATCATGTATAGCGAGGGTATCTCGCGCACCGGCTCACTGCTTGACCTCGGCGTCGAACACAAGCTCCTCGAAAAGAAGGGCGCGTGGTTTGGGTACAACGGTGATCTCATCGGGCAGGGCCGTGAAGCCGCCAAGGCCTACCTGGCCGAGCACGATGATGTGATGCAGGACCTGCAGGCAAAGATCCTGGAAAAAGTCCAGGTCGTGGGCGGAACTGCCCTCGCTGAGTCCAAGGGCATCACCGACGACAATTAA